tgtgttcTTATTATAGCATTTGATAAAGGCTATTGTTCCTttatcaaatgataaggaaaattGATATGTTAAAGCTTGACACAGAAAGCCAGGTCACTTGCATCGTTGATTTTTGCTTCCCAGAGTAGTTGCCATGTGTCTGTCCGATTTatgttttcttctatttttcccATTACATGGCTCTactctgtttgtttttttgatgaattattaTATAGCTCTTCTACTCTTTGCCTTTAAACAAATTATGCTGCACCGACGGTTCACATGCCTTTCATATTATTCCTTGTTTATTTCTTAACCCATTTGAGGTGCAAACAGATACTTTACTACACCGGCAACCGAGGCTGAGAAAGCTCAACAAGATGCTTTGTTCAGAAAGATTCTGAATGACTCGTTGACTTTTCATTTTTGGAACAGCTTGACATCTGCTCTCATCCCAGAGCCAGACAGCCTTGTAACTAGGCTTATTGATCATCCCTGTATCCGATGTTCTGATGTGTTGTGAATTTCACGTGAGACTTCTTCTGTCCAAAATCTGTTCAAAATAGAATGTACCAAATAGGCATCCAAACTTGTTGAAGCAATTTTGTGgcttttctttttagaaatCTGAGGCTTTGAGTTGTATCGGCCATCTGAGTTTAGGTTGGGAACATGAAGAGCAGCCATATTCATGCAATTGTACAGATTTGTTGGCTATACATGTTCGTTGTATTGAAAAACAGGGCCTCCCTTGAGTGCTGATACAAAATCAATTGTCTTTATCTAGGATAATTTTTTGCTCCAATTATTGCTAAGAGgctgtttttatctttttacttgCCTATCTCAGTCTTCTTGCCAATATAATGCATCATCAAGTTAAATTTGTATATGCACTTATTTTACTggtttgaaagattttttttttttttttttttttttttttttttttgtcccttctCCCGTGATATTGAAGAGAATTGGTTACTGGTCAGCATGGAAATGTAGAAAGATGCTTCACTATGTATCATGTAATTACTCCCTGAGGATGCTGgaacattctctctctctctacacggTGCATGAAGGTTTTCTTCTTGATGATGCATATGATATGCCATCTCCTTGGGCTGCTGCTGAATTTTATGTGAATGTTCTTTCAAGTTGACATTCTTGACTTAGCCACATTAAAGGGACGAATTAGGCACAGGGGTTGCGGGACCCATTTGTTTCGGGCAGCTTTTAGGATGTGAGACCCACATGCCCGGGGCAGGTGGGCTCCACAACTCTCctatttttagttatttgaattttattcgGGCGAGCAGCCTAATGACAGTGGTCTCAAATCTCAATCCACATTAAAGGGCCTAGCGTATTCCTTTTACCGAATTGTAGGAAATGAGATCAATTGACCTTTGGTACTAGACTTTTGTtgaacaatttaaaacaaatagAGCAAAACAAAACCTCGGTGATATGTTTCCAAAGAGACATCAGGCTATTAGGCGACAATAACATGACTGGGTAGTGAAAATGTCTGGAATCAAATATTGGGAAATGGATTGGTGTGACATCCAAGAGCAATTTATTACTACTTAGAGAgaaatggttctttctttcacATTACAGTGCATTTCACAGGTAAAATTTATGATCCAGATCCTTGGTTGCATACACAAGCGTAGATATATGAATTCACAAGCAAAGTATAGAAATCATCAAATCAGAAGGAAGTATAGAAAGCATCAGctctatgaatatatatatatatacttccacAGCAAGCAAGCTGGTCAGCACAATATAATCCTGTGCTCCCATTTGATTACCGGCCATATTCTTTCCCTCCAGCCCCGTCCAGCCCTTTCTGAGACACATCAAAAGCAAGAGGCAGTGGAAGAAATGTTAGGAAATCAGTCCACAGCATTGGGACCAAAGCATCTCCTTTTCACAGGGTTCCATACCCATTGCACTAGAAACCTTCTTCCCTTCACTCCATTCACATTATACCCAGATCCCCAAGAGTCCCTGTACACTTTCCCCACATATCCACCACCCCCGCCACTCCCATAAACACCCACACACAAATCTGCTATTTCGGTTGGTGCAGTTGGATCATCACCGGCATACCATGCATTCACGAGCGGGTTACTCGACACCTCCGCGAGCTCATGAGCAATCACACTGATCATCCCATCAGCACCCACATCCCCATTAGGTGGAGCCATAATCTTGTTGCCTCCATTTGTGCTTGGTGGTGGCTTTCCTGGATCCTCTTCAGGCCATGCAAATGGATAGGCACAGATGCCCGGACACTGCGTTCCGCTATAACCAACCCACGCGTAGGGCACGGTGACACCAACAATGGTCGGGAAGGTGAAGTAGTGAAAGCCACACACCGCCCTGCAGAAGTCTTGGACTCGAACGTCCGAAGAGGTCAGTACTAAGTAGAGGCCATTGTGAGGATTGAGAGGCAGAGCCCTTGGATTTGAAGTGACAGCAGTTCTAATGACAGATTGGATTGCTAAACGACTGAGATAAGCACCATGGGAGTATTTAGTGTCATAGTGCTCACCGGAGAGGACGATGCTCCCGGTGATATTCGATTCCGTTTGGTCAGTGTAGAGCCGGACCGTCCGCCACCAATTGGCAACAGACGGgtaagaggaggaagaagaagaggaagaaaaggagtAGAGGAAATCTCTTATAATGGCTTGGTGGGTTGGGTTCCAATTGCCATACCAGATTACATAAAGGTTTATAGGAGATGCAAGGACAGGACCCATGTGGTACTGAAGGTCCACTAGATCAGAGGAGCCCTCATAGTTCTTAGCCTGATTGAACTGCTTGTCTTGGTTCCATGAAAGAGCTGCCAGTgctgtagaaaaacaaaagcaagaaATCAAGAGCAAATGGCTGCAGTGTTGCTTCtgcattttgttttatttctggtGTTATTGTGGACATGTGGTGAGTGAGTCTGCTAACCGTTGAGGAAACTCGatcttataaagaaaaaaactaacgAGAAGTTAGGTGGGGTGGTTGAGAGATTCTTCTATCTCGATCTACGTACTATTTGCTTTGTGGTCGACAGTGCTTTAATTtgcatgtttatatatataattccctTTCCATCATTTTCCACTTTATAATGATAACTATGCTATGCTGCTcccctttgcttttttttttactttatttttttttatttttttttttttctgagaagtgatgatttaacaatgTGTTACAACAAAAGGTTATGAGTTCCCGAAGCTTGTCTCTGTCAATTCACCATTCATTTCAGTTAAAAATTTCACGTGTTGGACCTCAATTATTAAGAAAGAATTTGAACCCACACGTGAGGACTGAGGAGGagtgttaaaataaaaagtaaatgattaaatttatctattcctatcagtttaaacttttgaataaCATCACATTAAAAAAGGGTGTTAGGCAAACAAATATTTAggatgcgtttgagattgcgatttcgtagacaataagtacgattttaaaccaaatcgcagaacataaatcgtttggaaacagcgtttttaaaaattgcgatatgaaaacacagaaaatctggtttttcaaatcgcaaataaGATGGTACTTTTTGAAAActcagaattttaaaggctaataatttacgattttaaatgctaaactgcgattttgccaaacgcttaactgcgtttttaaaaattacttttttttttttaaatcgcacattttaaattacactttttaaaattgcaaacccaatttatttcataatttgGTTCAACTTCAAGTACCATGGGTAAGGCATTAATTGGGATCAGAACACGAACTCTTTGTTAATGTGTATACTCAAAGCAGTTATGACGACGTAGGTTTTTATATcttagttctctctctctctctcgttttacGAGTTTAATTTGTTTCCTCTGCCACGTTTCTTCAATGGATCAATTTTAAAATGCCTAGATAccatgaattttatttttctttcttaagatGAAAACAACAAGTatttatgattaaaataataGTCTTAATTAAAccttagaattaattaatttattatataaaaagcgGCATATATAACTTCTATCTTTTGCCGTTCATATAGTACTTAAGTGTCTTCTATGACTtaagtataattttaataagCCGGTTTTCAACCCAAAATTTAGGTTAGAATGCGTCAAAtgcatctctttcttttttgctctaAAGACAAATTAACCGCCTGCTGATAAACTTTTGAAGTGCAATACATTTTGTCATTAATTATAGGACTATTTGCTCGATCAATAATTAATCATTCATATTAATATTACTCAAAGGGCGAAACTTAATACACAAGACTTCTAATAAAGTAAAACATGCATTGAGTCCACACACTTTGCCTTCTAATTGGTGGTGATATTAgataccccatttttttttcttgaaaaaaaaaaaaacccttttgaCTAAACTGAAATTAGCATGTAAAAATGAATGATGACAGTCAAAATCATCATCTAAAAATGAATTATGGGTGTGGCAAAAGCAAGCATGTGATGCCATCaaaagcttcttttcttttagatcGAGTACACATCTTCCCTTTTCAGAATCTTTGACCATCTATGTTTCTCCGGCCACTAAAGTTTccaataaaatagatataagtAATTAACTTGCAGTAATTAAAGGCAACCTAAAAAGAATTaattctgtgtgtgtgtgtgtgtagcaAATTAAGAGTGACAGGCAAGGACATGGAGCAGCTAGCGGTTGTTCTTCATAAGTATGTGGGGTTACCGTTGCATGTCCTCAAACTCACAAAGAATGCATGCCGCCATGGGTGATGGTAGCAGTGTACGTTTTCTAATGGGGGAGTAAAATATGTTGAAATCATGCACGTAAATTAAGGAGTTGAAGGAGGTGCATGCATGTGATGGGTGAAgcgatatatatattgtcaattCCCATCGATCCCTTGAAAACAGGGATGAATTCTAAACAAAGCTTACTCGATCTACACTCGATCTAGAGGGAAAGCATTGTCAAAGGAGATCCTCGTGGGTGAGAAACAAATAAGTTCAACCCAGACATTTTGACGTACAGCGGACACCATGGCGCTATGCTTTAACATTATGTTGAggtttaattttttacacgaatttaatacaaaattaataagCTATAGTTTTATATAATCGGGTTTGCATTAATTTTGGACCGCCCGAattaacccatttaataaacGGGTCAATCTCGGATCAATTCACTTAATCCATGGGTGATTTGCATAATcactataaataaaattagatttgttttttttttttttgaaactttattaATCTCCATCAACTTTCACTCGTTttgaaatgattattttaaacttttttttttaaaaaaaactctcaattttacTCATCGAACTTTTAATTTGATGCAATATCCCTCATCCGTTAGGTTTATGTGTTAAATCAGAtagcaaaaagaataaaattacttttatgcCCCcggaaacttttataaaattttaaatttacccataatttcatattaaaaataaaaaaacaaaaaaaaaacataatttcttttaaaaaataaaaggaccCACGCTAGGTCAAGGTGACCCAGTGGGTCATGACTGACCCACTGCTGGGTCATGACTGACCCACAGCTGGGTCACAGTGTGACCCCGCTGTGGGTGTGGCTGTGTCTATGCTAACCCCATGGTAGTGGGTCATCTTGTTACCGatggttttcaattttttttaaaaaacaaaaatgagggtcttttttttcttttcttttctttttttttttttttaatttatttttaatttatttttttatttttttatttttataaaacctttGGAATTTAACGCCTAATCCTAACGGATGTGGGACAttacataaaattaaaagtttgagggatgaaattaagattttttaaactttagggGTGTCATTTCTAAACGAGTGGAAGACTATGGGGGGTTTTGTAAagtttccccttttttttttcacaattaaaaagcaaaaccctaaagttcatataaattaatttttatttttttgccatttAAATTCATATACACGTCAAAAttggtcaaacgggtcgtgtttggaTCAACCCAACACTATCTATTTATTAAATGGGTAGTGTGGGTCGGGTTGGGTCAACCCAATTTGACTTGTTTACCAAAAAAGTTATGCAAATCGTGTCATGTTAcctatttatttaaatgaatcaTGTTATAGTTAACAAATTTGACCCGTAAGTTAACCCAACCTAAACCCAACAGCGAACACAAATGGGCAGCCTAAATTTTAGCATACTTTTTGACTAAAATCTGGCTTATGTTCTTCATGTAGCATTCAGACCGAATGACTCTATGAAATTACGTCAATACTTCCGCATATTACGGGTACCATAGGAGCATACTGCATATAGACGGATCATGGTTTGTAACTTACAAGGCACATAaacttatttcaattttttttaggaagtTTATAACATtagaattaaatgaaataaatttgCTCTTTCAAGTATGAGAGAATAACGTACCTCCATTATTTGAGGATAAACTTTTCATCTCTACGATGTCTCTCCGCTCTGACGGATGCATCGCATGGAGATTGATGAGTTTATAAGCATTAATTACAGGTCTTCTTTCAATCAAGTCAGTTAATATCACTAtaaaatgaatccaacttacACAACCCAATGTCAACTCCTTTATTCATTTTCATTATGTGTGAAAGACTAATTCAAAAAATCGGCCAATAAAAATGGATTATAGACTTCATTATGTTTCCTCTTCCttctcaaaatttataaaatggtCAAAGAAGTATAATTGACCAACTCCAAAAAAATTTGACCTAACTCATTATGGGTCCAAAAAACTAAATGATTATACAAGTCCACACAAAagaaagtttttcattttttttctcctacGCAATATCAAGGGGGGAAATGGCACTATGGAGCTGAATAGGAAAAAATAGTTTATAAGTGGAACCCATTTGGATAATTACTAATTGAAAAAGGACCCATAATGCTTATAAAATCACCCATCTCCTGCTCGTTAGCCCacacaaaaggaaataaatacaACATATAAGGGTTTAACAGAGGAAGAGTTACTCGTAACCCTCCACCGTGAATGGACTTCCTATGAACAGAGAAAAGAACTCATGTAATACTTACAGAAATTTTCAAAAGGTTGGAACTCATCCATGttagttgttttctttttaaaataaaaaataaaaaaaccaaatcccccccccccccccccccccccataagAGCATCCTTTTCCTTTATAAGAGAAAGGCCTATTGACACACATACTTATCCTCACTCAACAACGCACATACATCATCTATTCCTGCTGAAGACTCAATGAACAATCAACAACCAAACTTTTACTCACATTCAAACTCAAACTCTATGTGACAAcccatttttttaatacaaaatggAATCACCACAGTAGCATGACGATTATTCATTAAGCCAGCATCAACCtaatacatctcataacatatgcataatatatcagAGATACACAATTGCAGTGGAAACTAAATTTTATAACTAAGATAAGTAAATACAAGATCAAAGCCATACAtctgtctatctgtttaagactTAATCaaacattaattacatcaaataatggctatacaaaatatGTGTCACATGCGATACAAGCCATATTCAAAAGTCTATACAAAAATATGGACTATCCTCAAGTTCGACACATACAACCGTCGCGATAAGTTTCAGTCGTAGTACCCCAAATATAAAGCCACTGGGTCTTAATCGACATCAGCGGTACCTGCAGTcaaagcatcaacatctacaTAGTCGTGATGATAGCCACGTCTGCATATGTGGAAGTATGAGTCCACAAGCTCAGTAGAATAAAACTAGCTAAGTTTTGGAATGAGccaactattttcttttctaccttACCTTTACCATAATAGTTACTATTAACTTGatgttttccttttaaaacGCTTCGTAGCTGATAAAGTAAACATAGGCTTGTTTAGACATGTAAAATCGTATATATGTAAATAAGTCTTGAGACTCGACTATATTCATATGTAAGCATTTCACAACTTCGGGAAATTTCCTGTATACGGGCATATCTAAGCACGGGAACACATGACTTCATAACCAAGATATACTCGTACACCAACTTTCCACAACTTTGGGGATCATTAGTATATTAGCATATCTAAGCATGAAACCATATGCCACCATACATTGACATAATACTCAGCTATATGCATATAAAAGACTCTACAACTTCGGGGAATACAAGCATACTGGTATTTCTaagcataaaaatcaatgaCCTCATAGCTTGGTTatacaagcatacaaatatTCCACTACTTTGATGAATACAAGTATACATGCATATCCAAACATGAAAATCAATGACATCATAACTTGGTTATATAAGTATACAAATATTCCACTACTTTGGAGAATACAAGTATATAAGTACATCTAAACATGACATCGCttaaatcatcatatgcaatCCAGtcgaatagaaatatacatatattatttccCATTGAGACTCATAGGCATATTAATACATCTAGCATGAAATACCtcataaaacatcatcaaaacTTTTCATAAACTCATGCCATGCATATCATCATAATAGGAGGCAACTTCGGCTCTTATACTTCATTATGGAGATAACTTCGGCTCCCTTTACTTTCTTATTGGAGACAACTTTAGCTGCCTTTACATTATATTATAGAGGCAACTCTGGCTCCTTAATCTCTTTATACATAAtcatgctcatgcttcatgctaTAAAACTTATAATACTTTTTCTTTCATGTTCATTCTTTCAACAACATATCACTTTCATAAATCTATAAACATTTCATGAAATCATTTACTCATCATAAATCTCATTCTCATTTCCATAAATCATACTTTAAATCTCTTAAACCATCATCAATACTTATCTCAAAATAATTCAAAGTATCGAAAGAATTCATAAAAGCATATATTACCACAAAATATCATATGCTTGGGTTTAAGCAAATATAACATTTTGTAAGAttctaaaatcacataaaacataGTATCTTTTCTTGGTGAGTTGAATACTTACTTTGGCTGCTTGACAATTCGGCTATGAATGAATCATTTTCATATGCCacgcaatgtatcactgtacaATACATTGTGATGACACATTAATTCTAACACATAACATTTCTAACTTTAAATCCCCACTTAgttcttgaattgctcaagaactAAAATCCATGGAAAGCTCATAAATTCCTAGAGTTCCATTTGACAATCAAttcactaaaaacaaaaaccatcaaGATTATTTTCGGGTTAGACACATAAATTGCTAATTTAGAACATTTTgacaaaaactagggttttgggtcttatcttgatttctcaccaaaagtgAAACCCAACGCTTGGAAGTTGTCTAGAATACTCCAAAATACACAATACCTAGATAAAATTGAGAGATCAAACTCAAACTCtcaaaaattaatacaaaatctagaggaactaggattttcaaatttacctcaaaccaatcgatGAAAACGTAGATTCTACCCTGAGGATCATGAATCCGGTGTCAGGTTTGAGTTTGAAAGCTTCAATCTACTGAAACCTAGGGTTTTGTCTcaaaaccctaggagagagaagagagaattcgtgagagagagagagagagagagagagagagagagagagagagagagagagagaaatgagctAAAAAGAGCTCATTGATGTTTTAAAATGCGGCCTGTTTGGACATGTAAATGGCCCATCCGGACACGTGTGCGCGAAAGCAGACATAAACTCTTTGGAAGGCTTATCTAGACGCACGTAAATATTAGGACTTACGGGAAGTCCTATCCGTAGACTGTCCGGACATGGTAGCGGACATGAGTTTTCTGCCCAACTCCTCCAAACACCGAATGGGTCCTTCCGGACATACAACTTAGAAAATCAACTCTAAATGTTTCCTACATGTTTTTCTACCTCATTTTACCTAATTAATCACTTGATTACtctaattcatgtttttaacacTTAAATTAACATCTTGGACAACACACTCTACATTCATGATAGAGTGCAAATGATTAGAATGTAAAGTATTCAAATATTGTAATTATCTCACTGAACTGATTGAGTTCATCTTGTAAATCTTTTCATTATAAATACAACCAACACCCAATGAATCAATTGAGCTGATTAAGCAATACATTTGAGAAATCTTATACGGTATCAGAGCTAATATAAACATACGTATGATTTCATGGCTTCTTCATCTTCTGCCACTTCTTCCATTTCTTAAATCTCCTAAACAGCCCTTACCAACTTACATTCCCTTTATCACTATATTCAAGTGAAACTTTCACGTGAAAACTATCCCATCTAGCGCACCCAAATTGTTCCTTATCTTGAGGGGAATGAATTAAATGGTTTTGTTACAGGTGAGGTGTCGTGTCCTCCCAAATTCATCTCTACCATTACCACAAAAACCTGCTCTTTTGTGCAAATAAAAAATCCAGACTATACCATATGGTATCATCTAGACAAAATTGTCCTTAGTGCTCTTATCCCCACACTCACAAACGATGTGTTACCCCATGTTGTGAGCATCTCCACCTCGCGAGATGTATAGTTTCTTTTCGAAAAGATGTTTGCTTTGGAatctgtaacgcccccaaaccgatAAGGGTTCGGTTCATCCATTATCAAACACCAATCcgcaaagattcataaggtctATTAggtaacctagctaatatgttgaattaagcaaattactaaaaaaataattttaaaactccgAGCTTCAATAAATGCGGAAGCGATTATTTCGAAAAGAGTAATAATGTTtgatacaataaatgaaaatgcaaaggaAACTGAATTTAtggtgcaagtgcacttattaaggtaacagaAAAGTAATATCCtactgctagcctagatcccatcccggccgctTAGGtttctctgttcataacctgaaaacaaaacaaaataaggggtgagcgagaaatgctcagtaaggtaaccctctatcataaaacagttgagttaaatttattttcttcaaaacgGGTATTCAAAACACACTTTGGAATCAAAAATTTCcataatacaaaatataagtttGGCATTTTTCGTAAAGCATAAAATTACTGGTTGGGAAATAAACTTCTCatttagggcccatgtacactattacgccctgtgtactagggttgcacggtctactgcgacctcaggcaggtaaactgtgacCACaggcctgccccgtcagctaattaattgaagtgcacttagcatgataTAGGGATGGATTACCGTCTTCTCTAAGTCCTTCAGCGGTTGcacttccatccaagcaacggtaccgagcttaaactctgtaaatctctgtgaatatctctggggccaaaataatagtctcctccacagaCGTGGCTcgtttataaaaatctcattctcataaattattcttatttctttgataactcttgaggcaacgtgtgggagggtttttgctctccttttctcattaatttcaaaaagctgtaacttcccgtctcgAGAACCAACTAAGCGATTTACTAACAATTAGAAAATCCTTAATAACCAAAGCTTCTCTTAAAACTCTGATTTCAAGAataacatttataccgacaactttcatctcaaaactatttttttaaaaacagtcattcatgcatcaatataatttgaaatacgaacaagaacaattaattgcaaatatgctaataaaaggataaagtaatatgacataaaacaatttgagaaggggtagaggatcccttacatcTCTAGGCGCAGTACGTTGTTGGATTATCTCGACGACTAGCTAATCACCTggtacaggtttaaataaattaatacctcGTGCTAGTCACTAAACTATACACTAACACCACTAAGATTCATCTTGCTAACCTACCGAGAATGGATTCTCTAGATATGTTTAAAGACATTAATTACtctaataatatttaaatcattaaataagtaACAACACGATTTCTTTTATTGACATTAGAAATACGACTTAATAAAGATATTTGTCATcagaaatattttcttttataattataaagtttaaataaattccgatatcacaaactatacccttaataaaaatgatttataaaaatgatccatgatttcttttaaaaatttacaagaaGGTTTGGATATTTACATTAAACTACTTTGTATCAAGATAGAATTTTCAGGATTACACATCCCTTTGTGGAAGAATTTATGGCAACAggtaagtaaaagaaaagaaacaaaaccaaataagCAACAATTTATAATTTCCCCAAAACAGCATCCGGTTGAATTGAAAAGGGAGAGAATTCCATAATTCAACAAATCTGAATTTGAGTTCGGCCAAGACAaggtgagaaaagaaaaaaatatatatatatatattcacaatgGTTCTCGGTGGTGataggaaaaagagaagaataagaaaaaaaatattaattttatgcATGTTGACTTTCTCATGACTTGCTATAGACaagaaaaaggacaaaagaaaaggagggTAAAGCAATTAGTCAAGTGGTATCATGCTATGGTAcaggagaagagaaagaaaaaaaaattatatatatatatatatatatatatatatatatatatatcacatcaattacaaGGGGAAAAGTAATTCTGATATGGAGGTATGCGGTACGTTGATAGAAAAATGGAGACGAAAGACAACCAATTAATGTCTGCTACAAGTTTGATAAAACCGGCTACTGTACAATAAttataatgaaaagaaaataaagagacagtaATAATTCAGGTATGGgctgtaaagaaaaaaaatcaaaatatgtgAAAAGGGATGAGAGGACGGTGCTGTGGTTCAGACCCAAAAAGAAGATGCAGGAAAAATCTTCAGTTGACTGCTACAgtacattaattaaaaaaaaaaaaaaatagaaaaggaagacaataaaataagataaaaagcCATGTGACGTTGGTATATGGAGAAAGACAAAAGAGATAGAAAAAGTACACCATGCAAACCAATGTAGTATTCCACTTCtgtagtaaaagaaaagaaagttatGCCATGTTGTGTTATGCCTGCAACAGAGATTAAAGACAAGAGACAAAGATGGGTAAAAGGCCATTCCTCCATACCTTACGCacggttgagagagagagagagagagagacggctTGAAAGTGTTTTGAGGTGAGGAATGAGAGTGACGGCGAAAATATTTACTTATAGGAGTAGGATTTCACTCTTTGGCTGCTAGGGTTTTATGTATTAAAACaagtatttttaataataataaaattgaatatttcatatttaaaaatataaaatctggtcctcatattttaatataaatataaaatataaaagtggaacttaaattgatataactttattaaatttaaaagcagGTGTTATAGTAAAATATAGAAGCGGTTATTtaataacaagaaataaaatttcatatgaaaaaaaaatcaggtgtttattattcccgtctagttatccattctcataggtcataaagactattctaccctcGAAAGGGGGTCGTAATTATTACAGAA
This DNA window, taken from Alnus glutinosa chromosome 5, dhAlnGlut1.1, whole genome shotgun sequence, encodes the following:
- the LOC133868764 gene encoding protein EXORDIUM-like 7, with amino-acid sequence MQKQHCSHLLLISCFCFSTALAALSWNQDKQFNQAKNYEGSSDLVDLQYHMGPVLASPINLYVIWYGNWNPTHQAIIRDFLYSFSSSSSSSSYPSVANWWRTVRLYTDQTESNITGSIVLSGEHYDTKYSHGAYLSRLAIQSVIRTAVTSNPRALPLNPHNGLYLVLTSSDVRVQDFCRAVCGFHYFTFPTIVGVTVPYAWVGYSGTQCPGICAYPFAWPEEDPGKPPPSTNGGNKIMAPPNGDVGADGMISVIAHELAEVSSNPLVNAWYAGDDPTAPTEIADLCVGVYGSGGGGGYVGKVYRDSWGSGYNVNGVKGRRFLVQWVWNPVKRRCFGPNAVD